In Bradyrhizobium manausense, the sequence CGTCACCTTCAACGAGCCGGCCTTCCAGGGACATTTCCCCGAGCGTCCGGTCTATCCCGGCGTCATGATGATCGAGGCGATGGCGCAGACCGCCGGCGTGATCGGCATCAAGTCGGTCGAGGGCACCGAGAAGCCGCGGGCGGTGTATTTCCTCACCATCGACAAGTGCAAGTTCCGCAAGCCCGTGCTGCCGGGCGATACCATCGAGTATCACATGCGCTCGGTCGGCCGCCGCAAGGCCATGTGGTGGTTTCACGGCGACGCCAAGGTCAACGGTCAGGTCGTCGCCGAGGCCGATGTCGGAGCGATGCTGACGGACTGAGGCTGAATCAGCTCCCCCGAGTGCGTTCTCGAGGCACGCAGGCGTAACGGGCGGCGGTGACATCGCGCTTGATGTTCTGGTTGAAGAACTGGCCCATCGACGGTGCGCCCAGCAGGCGCTCGACCGTACCTGCCGTCACGCCACAATAGCGGTCATAGGCGCCCTTCACGGCTA encodes:
- the fabZ gene encoding 3-hydroxyacyl-ACP dehydratase FabZ, producing MTAESPVKFELVDINAILQTLPHRFPMLLIDRVINIRADYSGIGIKNVTFNEPAFQGHFPERPVYPGVMMIEAMAQTAGVIGIKSVEGTEKPRAVYFLTIDKCKFRKPVLPGDTIEYHMRSVGRRKAMWWFHGDAKVNGQVVAEADVGAMLTD